The Streptomyces sp. NBC_00775 genome includes the window CGCGTTCATCGATGCGATGCGTCTCGTCGAGGGGCCGCAGCGGCGGCAACGGGTTGTTCGGACCCAACTCGGCGGCGGGAAGCGTCAGTACGTCACGTCGGATCGTCGTCACGACGACCATGGAACATGGCCATCGAGGAGCTGACCAGGGTCTCCGCTCGTCAGGATCCGGTCAGGATTCCGCAAAGCCGAAGACGGCGAGGTCCGGTCAGGACTCCGCGAGGGCGGCGACGACCAGGTCCGCGAGCAGCGCGCCCGCCGTGCCCTCCGGGTCCAGATCGGGGTCGTAGATGGTGATGTTGAGTCCGACGCAGTGCGGGGAGCGCACCAACGGGCGCAGCAGCGCGAGGAGTTCGTCGGGGAGCAGTCCGTCGGGGTCCGGGCTGTCGACGGCGGGCATCACGGACGGGTCGAGACAGTCGGCGTCGAGGTGGACCCAGAAGCCCTCCAGGTGCGGGAGTTCGAGGGTCCCCACGGTGGCCCGCGCGATCGCCTCCGCGCCCCACTCGCGCAGTTCGCCGACGGTCACCGTAGGGATCTTCAGCGCGGCGAGCTCGTCCCGCTCGGTGTCGTAGTCGCGGATGCCGAAGAGGCGTACGTCCTCGTCCTGCAGATAGGGCTTCAGCCCTTCGAGGTTGGTGAGGTCGTCCTGTCCGCGGCCGGTCGCGAGGGCGAGTTCCTCGCCACCGGCGGCGCCGATCCGGTCCGAGTTGCCGGGGTGGCGGAAGTCGGCCGACCCGTCGACGGCGGCGAGCCCGAACCGGCCGATGCGGCGCAGCGCGAGCGAGGCGCCGAGTTGGATGGAGCAGTCGCCGCCGAGGACGACGGGCAGGTCACCGGCGCGGACGTGGTGCTCGATACGGTCGGCGAGTTTGCGGGTGTACGTGGCGATGGCGGCCGCGTTGAAGACCCCGTCGCCCTCCTGCCAGTCGCCCCGGTCGTAGCGCGGCGGCACGACCACTCCGCCTTCCAGGGCGCCGAGCCTCTGCACGATCCGCTGTTCTCGCAGCGCGCCGGCGAGCTTGTAGCAGCCGGGGACGGTGCCGGGCGCGGGCGGGCGCAGGCCCAGGTTGGAGGGGGCGTCCAGCACCACGATGTTCCGCATGGGTTCATCCTCACCCACGAGGAGGCCGACGGGAAGGGCCTTCCAGTGGGACCGGTTGGCCGGGTGGCCGGGTGGCCGGTTGGCCGGGTGGCCGGTTGGCCGGTCAGCCGTTGCGGACCATCTCCGCCGTGATCGCCCACCGCTCGTGGTCCCGCCAGGCCCCGTCGATATATATGAAGTCCGGCGAGAAGCCCTCAAGGCGGAAGCCGCAGCGCCGGGCGAGCGCGAGGGAGGCGGCGTTCCCCGGCTGTGCGTTGATTTCGAGGCGGTGCAGCCCCATCGTGGTGAAGGCGTACCGCACGACGAGCCCGAGCCCCTCGGCCATCAGCCCGCGTCCGGCGGCGTGCGCGAAGGCGCCGTATCCCAGTGCCCCGCAGAGGAAGCCGCCCGCGACGATGTTGTTGATGTTGATGAACCCGGCGATGCCTCCGCCGTCCCGTTCGCAGACGAGGAACCCGGCCTTGGTCGGATCCTGGATGAGCCGGCCCGCGTACGCGGCATAGGCGTCGGCGCTGCCGGGCGGAAAGAGCCACGGCTGGTGCAGATCCTTGCTCTCGCGGGCCCGCGCGGTGAACTCGGCACCGTCCTCGTGGGTGAAGTGCCGTATACCGACACGAGGGCCTTCGGCGAGGTAACCGGCATTCTCAGACATCCCGTCACCCTACGCGAACGCGTCTTCAGCCTCGGCGCTTCATGGCGTACGCCCCGCACAGCCCGCCGATCACCCCGGTGCCGAGGAGTGCCATCCACAGCGGCATGGTCACTTCCGGAATGAGCAGCCGGATCTTGGTACTGCGGGTGTTCTCGAAGACGAAGATCAGGGCAAGGAGGGCCAGCGTGACGACACTGACCCTGCCGGGCGTCAGCAGCCCGCCGCGGCTCTTCCCACCGCTCGCGCCCACACTCTCGGAGGTCTTCGGACTCATGCGCTCAGCATGAGTCGCGAGGTGCCGGCACGCGCGGTGGGAGGTTCCTCCGGGTGACCCGGATCGACGGGGGCGTTTCAGCCCCCGACGACCGGCAGCTCCAGGGTGCCCGTGTCCCCGGGCGCGCTGGTGACCGTCACCGGCTTCACTCCCTTGTTCCCGAGGTACGCGTCGTCACTGGCGGCGACGACGAACTGGAGCCGGTGCCCGGCCTCGTACCGGTGCACGATCCCGGGCAGCGTGACGGTGAAGCTCTTCGTGACGTCCGGCACCCGCACGGGCGCCACCAGCCGGTGCACCAGCGTCTTGGTGCCGTCGGGTGCCACGTCGTACAGCTTGGCGAAGAGGACCAGTTTGTCGGCGGCGTTGTCGGAGTTCTGCACGCTCTCGGTCGCCGGCGACACCACCTTCAGCGTGGCCCGGGGCGCGCCGACCACGTCGACCGCCCGGGTCAGGGGCTCGCTCGTCCAGCCGAGGTAGGTGCCCTCGGTGTCGTACGGCGCCGGATCCGGCAGTCCGACGATCCCGGCCAGGGAGCTCTCGGAGTGGCTCGTGGGCACCAGCCAGTTGCGGTACTCCCGGCTGCCGCGCGCGACCTGCTTACGGTTGTCGACGAGCTTGCCGTCTCCGGAGAGGTAGAGCTTCTGGCTGAGCGCGGGTACCCGCCGGGCCGTGGCGTAGGTGTGGTCCGGGTCGGCGATCCAGTCGCGGTAGTAGGCGAAGGCGGGGCCCGTGTCGACGCCCTTGCGGTGCTGGAGATAGCGGTCGAACCAGGCGAGGATCCGACGGCCGACGTAACTCGTCTCCAAGTTGCCCTGGCCGAGGTTGAGTTCACCGGTCGCCGGGTCGGTGAGCCCGCCGCTGTGTCCCCACGACTGCCAGATCATCTTCGTCGTGACGCCCTGCGCCTTGAGGGTCTTGTACGTCGCTGTCGCCTCGTTGAGATTGAAGAGGCTGTCGGCCTGCCCCTGGACGAGGAGGGTCGGCGCCTGCACCTTGCGCAGATACGAGACGGGCGACACGCTGCGCGCGTAACTGAGCAGCGGTCCGGTCCTGGCGGCCGGATAGCTCCCCGAGTTCAGGGTCCGGATCGTGTCGCAGGCGTCGCTCACGAAGTGCAGGCAGGTGAGGGAGTTGATCCGGGAGGGGTCCAGGTTCGCCGCGGTCAGCGGCTGGCTCTCGCCGATCAGGTAGAAGCCGTTGGTCCACTGCCACTTGTAGGCACCGGGCACATCACGGCTGCCGGCCGCGTTGTTGGGGTCCAGCGCGTACGCCAGGTCGTTCCAGGTGATGAGCGGGACGAGCGCGTCGACTCGGTGGTCCACGGCGGCCGTGGCCATCTGGACGGCGCCCCCGTACGAGCCGCCGATCATGCCGACGCGGGGGTCGCCCTTGCCGTCCCGGGTGACGTAGTCGGCCTTCGTGCCGTCGTCGGCTGCCCGCGTGCCCGCCAGGAAGTCGACGAGCCGGGACGCGGCCACGCCGTCGATGCGCGGGTCGTCGAGCGAGATCAGACAGCCCGACTTGCCGAAACCGAGCCCCGAGTAGACGAGCCCCACATAGCCGCGCGCCGCGAACGCCTTGCCGATCGCGTCCGTCGAACCGTCCGACTTGCTCCCGCCGAAGCCGTTGGTGGCGAGCACGGCGGGCGCGGTGTGCTCGCGGTCCACGCCCGCGGGCCGGTACAGATCGGCGTCGACGGTGCAGGTGCGGCCACCGGCCTGGACCGTGAACTTCAGTGCGGTGACGGTGTACTGGCCCGTGGCCGAGGCGGGCGGCGCGGTGAGCGCGAGCGGTGCGGCGAGCGCGGCACCGAGGGCCAGGGCGAGCGAGGCACGGGATCTGGGCAGACGCGAGCGACGGGACACGTAGACCTCCACGCTGAGGACAACCCGACTACTGGCTGGTAAGTACCGGCCGGTAGTCATGCTGTGACACGTGTCAGGCAGCGGTCAATCACCGTGCCAAGTGTTTCTTGACGGAGATTCAGTGAACGTGCCGGGCCCGTGACCGCCGTGACCGCCGTGACCGCCGTGACCGTCGTGCGCGGCAGTCGCGGGCCCTGCCGCCCTCGTCAGGCGAGCGCGGGCTCGTCCAGCGTCAGCGTCCCCGCGTCCGCGTCCAGTTCGGCCTCGACGCCGAACGGAATCGTCAGCGCACCCTCCCCGTGCCCGAACCCGAACTCCTCGACGATCGGCACCCCGAGCCCACCGAGCCGGTCGGCCAGCAGCGCCCGCACCTCCTCGTAGGGCGCGCACTCCGCCCAGGAGCCCAGCAGGATCCCGGCGACCCCGTCGAACCAGCCGGCACGCAGCAGTTGGGTGAGATAGCGGTCCAGTCGGTACGTCTCCTCGCCCACGTCCTCCAGGCAGAGCAGCCCACCCCGGGCGGAGGGCCGGACGTGCGGGGTGCCCAGGTCGGCGGCGAGCAGAGACAGGCACCCGCCGAGCAGGACACCACGGGCGCGCCCGGACACGAGAGCGGCCCCTCGGCCGGAGGACGTGATGGTGCGTACCGTCTCCGGCTCGAAAAGCGTCGCCCGCAGATGCTCCTGCGCCCGCGTGTTCTTGATGAAGTCGATGCCGGCCGCCATCGGGCCGTGCAGGGTCGCGAGGCCCACCCGGGTCGCGAACGCCTCGTGCAGCGCGGTGATGTCGCTGAACCCGAGGAACACCTTGGGGCGCGCGGCCCGTATCGCGTCCCAGTCGAGGAGGTCGACCATGCGCTGCACACCGTATCCGCCGCGGGCGCACAGCACCGCGTCCACGTCCGGGTCGCACCAGGCGGCCTGGAAGTCGGCGGCCCGGTCGGTGTCCGTGCCCGCCAGGTAGTCGAACTCGCCATGCCGGTCCAGGACATGGGGCCCTACCACCGGTTCGAGATCCCACCCGCGCAGAATGTCGAGGCCCGCTTCCAGCCGCGCCTCCGGCACCGGCCCACTGGGGGCGACGACGGCGACACGGGCTCCGGGGACAAGACGCCCGGGTCGGGTCAGAGGGGTCACTGACGTCACTCGGTGTGCTCCAATTCCTGGTCGGTCGGCCTCACTTGGCCAGCTCCAACGTGGGGATGCCGGGCGGGTTCAGCCCGAAGACCTGTGCGTACAGCGAGAGTTCGGACTCCAGGACCCGCACCATCGTCTCGGCCTGTCTGAAGCCGTGCCCCTCGCCCTCGAAGGCGATGTAGGCATGCGGCACGCGTCGCCCCTCCCCCTCCAGCCTGGCCAGGAACCGCTCGCACTGCGCGGGCGGACAGATGACGTCGTCGAGCCCCTGGAGCAGCAGGAAGGGTGCGGTGACCCGGTCGGCGCGCTCGGTGGGCGACCGCTCCGCGTACCGCCCTGGCACTTCCGCGAGCGGGCCGACCAGCGTCTCCAGATACCGCGACTCGAAGTCATGGGTCTCCCCCGAACCCCATCCGACGAGGTCGAGGATCGGGTAGAGGATCGTGCCGCAGGCGTACACATCGGTGCTCGTCAGGGACACGGCCGTGGTCCAGCCGCCCGCGCTGCCCCCGCGGATGGCGAGTCGCCGCCGGTCGGCGGTGCCCTCTTCGGCGAGCGCGTGCGCGACGGCCGCGCAGTCCTCGACGTCGACGACGCCCCACTGCTCGCGCAGCCGGTTGCGGTACTCCCGCCCGTGTCCCGTCGACCCCCCGTAGTTGACCTCCGCGACTCCGATCCCGCGCGAGGTGAAGTAGGCGATCTCCAGGTCGAGGACGAGGGGCGCCCGGCCGGTGGGGCCGCCGTGCGCCCAGACGACGTACGGCGGCAGCTCGTCGCCGGGGGCGACATGGCCGGGGTGGTGCGGTGGATAGATGTGCGCGTGGATCTCACGCCCCGCGGGCCCGTTGAAGGTGCGGATCAGCGGCTCCGGGTAGTGCGCCGGGTCCACCGGGTCGTCGTGCGCGGCGCCGATCACCCGGGCCCGCCCGGTGCTGGCGTCCAGCTCGACGACCTCGTAGGCGCTGCGGGGGCTGGCGCCGACGCCCACGACTCTGTTGCCGTGCGCGGCGAGCGTCGGGGCGAACTCGGTCCAGGGGCCCGCCGCGTCGACGACCTCGCCGGTCTCCGGGTCCAGTATCCCGAGCGCGGTGGCGCCGCGTCCGTGCACGACGGCGATCAGTCCGCTCGCCAGCGGCGCGAACCAGCGGTACCCGATCCGCCACAGCGACCCGCCGAACTCCTCCTCGCGCGGGCAGACGGCCGCCCCCTCGCCGTCCTGGCCGAGCCGGTACAGATTCCACCAGCCGGTGCGGTCACTGACATACAGCAGGGTGCCGTCGGGGGCCCAGTCGGCCTGGACCACGGACTCCTCCGGGCCGCCGGCGACGGACCGCGCGGCGTGCAGCGTGCCGTCCCCGGCCACATCCGCCAGGACCACCTCCGTCCCGTCCCACGGCATCCGTGGGTGGTCCCAGGCGAGCCAGGCGGCCTGCCTCCCGTCGGGCGAGATCCGAGGGCCCGTGACGAACCGGTGCCGCCCGTCGGTCAGTTCCCGTACGGCGTCCCGGTCCTGCGCCGCCGATCCGTCCAACGGCACCGCGGCGACAACGCGCCGTACGTCGCTCGGCCCGTCCCCGGTGAACTCCTCAAGGACGCACCACACTTCCCCCCGCTCCACCATCAACTGCGGGTCGACCCAGCGCAGTCCGTCGCCCACGGGTGACACGGGAGTCAACGGACGTGGTTCGCCGCCGGCTTCGTACCGATACAGCCGCTGATCGGCGAAGTTCACGAAGACCACCAGGGGGCCCTCGGGGCGCATGACCCCGGCCCATGGGTGACCGCCGTACTCGATGACGCGGCTGCGTACGTTCCAGGGGGCCGGCAGTACCGGCTCCTCCGTGCCGTCGGCCTTCCGCCGTACGAGTGTGCGCCGCCCGCCTTCCGTGGGCCGGGGCTCGGTCCACCAGGCCTCGTCGCCGACGAAGCCCACGAACTCGGGGTGCCCGTCGTGCGCGGCGGCGAGCGTCGCGTCGATCGGCGAGGGCCACGAACCGTACGCAAGGGTCTGCATCTCGTCCCCCTAGGCCGTGCGCAGAAAGCGGTCGAGGACACGGACGCCGAAGTGGAGCGCGTCGACCGGCACGCGCTCGTCGACGCCGTGGAAGAGGGCCTGGTAGTCGAAGCCCTCCGGGAGCTTCAGGGGCGCGAACCCGTATCCGGTGATGCCGAGGCGCGAGAACTGCTTGGCGTCCGTGCCGCCCGACATGCAGTACGGCACCACATGCCCCTCGGGCGCGAACTCCTCGACTGCCGCGCGCATCTTCGCGTACGTCATGGAGTCCACCGGCGCCTGGAGGGCCACCTCACGGTGGTGGAACTCCCACTCCACGTCCGGTCCGGTGAGCCGGTCGAGGGTCGTACGGAACTCGTCCTCGCAGCCGTACAGATAGCGGCCGTCCACATACGCGACGGCCTCCCCCGGAATCACGTTGATCTTGTAACCGGCGCTCAGCATGGTCGGGTTGGCGCTGTTGCGGACGGTCGCCTCGACGAGCGCGGCGGCCGGCCCGAGCTTGTCCAGGAGGGTGTCCATGCCTTCGGGGTCCGCGAGGTCGCCGTCGATGCCGTAGAGGGCGGCGAGTTCGGTCAGTGCGGCGCGCACGGTCGGGGTGAGCCGCAGCGGCCACTCGTACGCCCCGATCCGGGCGATCGCGGCGGCGAGTCGCGTCACCGCGTTGCTCCGGTTCACCTTGGAGCCGTGTCCGGCACGCCCGCGTGCGGTGAGCTTGAGCCAGCCGGTGCCACGCTCGCCCGCGGCGATCGGATACAACTGCCTGCCGCCACCGTCGTGGAAGGTGAAGGCCCCCGACTCGCTGACGCCCTCGGTGCAGCCCTCGAAGAGACCGGGGTGCTCGTCGGCGAGGAACCCCGAGCCGTCCTCGGCGCTCGCCTCCTCGTCGGCGGTGAACGCGATGACGATGTCGCGGCGAGGCCGTACCCCACTGCGCGCCCAGGCACGGACGACGGCCAGGATCATCGCGTCCATGTTCTTCATGTCGACCGCGCCGCGCCCCCAGACGACCCCGTCGCGGATCTCTCCGGAGAACGGGTGCACGCTCCAGTCCTCCGCCTGCGCGGGCACGACGTCCAGATGGCCGTGGACGAGCAGCGCGTCGGCGGACGGGTCGGTGCCCTCGATGCGGGCGACGACGTTCGTACGCCCCTTCGTGCGCTCCAGGAGTGTGGGTTCCAGGCCCGCTTCGGCCAGCCGCGCGGCGGCGTACTCGGCGGCCGGGCGCTCCTGGCAGTCCCCGCCGCCGTGGTTGGTCGTGTCGATCCGGATGAGATCGGAGGTGAACCGGACGACTTCGTCGAGAGCGAGTGAGTCGTCGCCGAGAGCCGGCGGGTCATCGTCGAGAGCGTGTGCGTCAGCCATACTGCTCCTCCACCGCGGCCGAGACGATCGTGGTGACCGCCTTGAAGGTACGAATCCCCTCGTACATGGTGTCGCTGGTGTACGCCGCCTTGCGCTCCCCGACGCGCTCGACACCGGGTACGACGGTGGCGGCCATCGACAGGTGCTCGGCGTCGAACTCCATCGAGATCGTGAACGGGCCGCCGTCGACCGGCTCGTGACGCACCGCCAGTGACGCAGCCTCCTTGGCGGCGGCCCGGATGTCGGCGGCCGTCCTGGAGGGCGTTCGGCACACGGCCGCGTAGCGGGACACATGGTCCTTGACGGCGACCTTCAGCGCCTCGGGGGCGTACCCCAGCGCGTCCTCGCAGGCCACGTCGTCGCCGGTGACCAGGACGACCGGCACCCCGTACTCGGCGACGACGTGCGCGTTGAGCAGCCCCTCGCTGGCCCGTATGTCGTTGACCCATACGCCGGTGAGGGAGTTCGCGAGGTAGGTGTGCGCGAGGACGCCCTCCATGCCGGCGCCCGCGTGATAGCCGACGAAGGCGATGCCGTCCACGTCGTCGTGCTGCACGCCCTCCACCATGGACAGCGATTTGTGCCGCCCGGTGAGCATCTCCGCTCTCTCGTCCAGCCGCTCAAGGAGCAGGTTCCGCATGGTCCAGTGGGCTTCGTTGATCAGCACCTCGTCGGCGCCGCCGTCGAAGAAGCCGAGCACGGCGGCGTTCACGTCCGAGGTGAACATCGAGCGGCACCGCTCCCACTGCGGAGTCCCCGGCAGCACGTCGGCCGGCCAGGTCACACCCGTGGCGCCTTCCATGTCGGCGCTGATGAGGATCTTCATGCTCGAAACCGTACGCGCTTCGGCCCGGGCCCGGCAGAGCCTGTGGATAAGTCTCACCGGCCCAGACCACTGA containing:
- a CDS encoding arginase family protein encodes the protein MRNIVVLDAPSNLGLRPPAPGTVPGCYKLAGALREQRIVQRLGALEGGVVVPPRYDRGDWQEGDGVFNAAAIATYTRKLADRIEHHVRAGDLPVVLGGDCSIQLGASLALRRIGRFGLAAVDGSADFRHPGNSDRIGAAGGEELALATGRGQDDLTNLEGLKPYLQDEDVRLFGIRDYDTERDELAALKIPTVTVGELREWGAEAIARATVGTLELPHLEGFWVHLDADCLDPSVMPAVDSPDPDGLLPDELLALLRPLVRSPHCVGLNITIYDPDLDPEGTAGALLADLVVAALAES
- a CDS encoding GNAT family N-acetyltransferase; its protein translation is MSENAGYLAEGPRVGIRHFTHEDGAEFTARARESKDLHQPWLFPPGSADAYAAYAGRLIQDPTKAGFLVCERDGGGIAGFININNIVAGGFLCGALGYGAFAHAAGRGLMAEGLGLVVRYAFTTMGLHRLEINAQPGNAASLALARRCGFRLEGFSPDFIYIDGAWRDHERWAITAEMVRNG
- a CDS encoding DUF1049 domain-containing protein, with the protein product MSPKTSESVGASGGKSRGGLLTPGRVSVVTLALLALIFVFENTRSTKIRLLIPEVTMPLWMALLGTGVIGGLCGAYAMKRRG
- a CDS encoding CocE/NonD family hydrolase, with the translated sequence MSRRSRLPRSRASLALALGAALAAPLALTAPPASATGQYTVTALKFTVQAGGRTCTVDADLYRPAGVDREHTAPAVLATNGFGGSKSDGSTDAIGKAFAARGYVGLVYSGLGFGKSGCLISLDDPRIDGVAASRLVDFLAGTRAADDGTKADYVTRDGKGDPRVGMIGGSYGGAVQMATAAVDHRVDALVPLITWNDLAYALDPNNAAGSRDVPGAYKWQWTNGFYLIGESQPLTAANLDPSRINSLTCLHFVSDACDTIRTLNSGSYPAARTGPLLSYARSVSPVSYLRKVQAPTLLVQGQADSLFNLNEATATYKTLKAQGVTTKMIWQSWGHSGGLTDPATGELNLGQGNLETSYVGRRILAWFDRYLQHRKGVDTGPAFAYYRDWIADPDHTYATARRVPALSQKLYLSGDGKLVDNRKQVARGSREYRNWLVPTSHSESSLAGIVGLPDPAPYDTEGTYLGWTSEPLTRAVDVVGAPRATLKVVSPATESVQNSDNAADKLVLFAKLYDVAPDGTKTLVHRLVAPVRVPDVTKSFTVTLPGIVHRYEAGHRLQFVVAASDDAYLGNKGVKPVTVTSAPGDTGTLELPVVGG
- a CDS encoding S66 peptidase family protein, with the translated sequence MTPLTRPGRLVPGARVAVVAPSGPVPEARLEAGLDILRGWDLEPVVGPHVLDRHGEFDYLAGTDTDRAADFQAAWCDPDVDAVLCARGGYGVQRMVDLLDWDAIRAARPKVFLGFSDITALHEAFATRVGLATLHGPMAAGIDFIKNTRAQEHLRATLFEPETVRTITSSGRGAALVSGRARGVLLGGCLSLLAADLGTPHVRPSARGGLLCLEDVGEETYRLDRYLTQLLRAGWFDGVAGILLGSWAECAPYEEVRALLADRLGGLGVPIVEEFGFGHGEGALTIPFGVEAELDADAGTLTLDEPALA
- a CDS encoding S9 family peptidase, translating into MQTLAYGSWPSPIDATLAAAHDGHPEFVGFVGDEAWWTEPRPTEGGRRTLVRRKADGTEEPVLPAPWNVRSRVIEYGGHPWAGVMRPEGPLVVFVNFADQRLYRYEAGGEPRPLTPVSPVGDGLRWVDPQLMVERGEVWCVLEEFTGDGPSDVRRVVAAVPLDGSAAQDRDAVRELTDGRHRFVTGPRISPDGRQAAWLAWDHPRMPWDGTEVVLADVAGDGTLHAARSVAGGPEESVVQADWAPDGTLLYVSDRTGWWNLYRLGQDGEGAAVCPREEEFGGSLWRIGYRWFAPLASGLIAVVHGRGATALGILDPETGEVVDAAGPWTEFAPTLAAHGNRVVGVGASPRSAYEVVELDASTGRARVIGAAHDDPVDPAHYPEPLIRTFNGPAGREIHAHIYPPHHPGHVAPGDELPPYVVWAHGGPTGRAPLVLDLEIAYFTSRGIGVAEVNYGGSTGHGREYRNRLREQWGVVDVEDCAAVAHALAEEGTADRRRLAIRGGSAGGWTTAVSLTSTDVYACGTILYPILDLVGWGSGETHDFESRYLETLVGPLAEVPGRYAERSPTERADRVTAPFLLLQGLDDVICPPAQCERFLARLEGEGRRVPHAYIAFEGEGHGFRQAETMVRVLESELSLYAQVFGLNPPGIPTLELAK
- a CDS encoding M20/M25/M40 family metallo-hydrolase, whose protein sequence is MADAHALDDDPPALGDDSLALDEVVRFTSDLIRIDTTNHGGGDCQERPAAEYAAARLAEAGLEPTLLERTKGRTNVVARIEGTDPSADALLVHGHLDVVPAQAEDWSVHPFSGEIRDGVVWGRGAVDMKNMDAMILAVVRAWARSGVRPRRDIVIAFTADEEASAEDGSGFLADEHPGLFEGCTEGVSESGAFTFHDGGGRQLYPIAAGERGTGWLKLTARGRAGHGSKVNRSNAVTRLAAAIARIGAYEWPLRLTPTVRAALTELAALYGIDGDLADPEGMDTLLDKLGPAAALVEATVRNSANPTMLSAGYKINVIPGEAVAYVDGRYLYGCEDEFRTTLDRLTGPDVEWEFHHREVALQAPVDSMTYAKMRAAVEEFAPEGHVVPYCMSGGTDAKQFSRLGITGYGFAPLKLPEGFDYQALFHGVDERVPVDALHFGVRVLDRFLRTA
- a CDS encoding M55 family metallopeptidase, whose translation is MKILISADMEGATGVTWPADVLPGTPQWERCRSMFTSDVNAAVLGFFDGGADEVLINEAHWTMRNLLLERLDERAEMLTGRHKSLSMVEGVQHDDVDGIAFVGYHAGAGMEGVLAHTYLANSLTGVWVNDIRASEGLLNAHVVAEYGVPVVLVTGDDVACEDALGYAPEALKVAVKDHVSRYAAVCRTPSRTAADIRAAAKEAASLAVRHEPVDGGPFTISMEFDAEHLSMAATVVPGVERVGERKAAYTSDTMYEGIRTFKAVTTIVSAAVEEQYG